From Anticarsia gemmatalis isolate Benzon Research Colony breed Stoneville strain chromosome 27, ilAntGemm2 primary, whole genome shotgun sequence, one genomic window encodes:
- the Vps53 gene encoding vacuolar protein sorting 53 isoform X1 — translation MDSNDILDDKDSGPEVQINFPSSVMSRIEEMMGGTEQFDSAEFDAVAYINRVFPTEQSLSGVESAAARCEFHLAGVEHDIRRLVRAQAEQREAGQNALVDAQRCIAELALQVADINKKAERSESMVREITSEIKQLDCAKSNLTAAITALNHLHMLVGGVDKLRSMTRSRQYKEIVLPMQAIMEVLQHFECYREIRELSSLREQVHAIRTELAAQIRADFKDAFTAGSKSTISHRTLSEACAVVDILEPKVKQELLKWFINVQLQEYQHLFSAEQECAWISFVERRYAWLKRHLLATEESLANIFPHSWRLSEAITQQFCKITRSELSNIMSSRRSEVDVKLLLYAIQKTYNFELLLHKRFTGTELGAEPVDVGNDKSTNEFDDNKLAGVEPEPVEAGRPGGNNGSPWIGLIGACFEPYLSLYISSLDTNLRSLCDRFIQDAKAPASSSDTSANTSGAVISSCADLFLFYKKCLVQCARLTTGEPMIELAGVFQKYLREYASAVLQASLPRAHSSALPLAVPSMPSIVTNLHTLLRDDNQGNDARYTKQEISKITSVITTSEYCLETTIHLEQKLKEKVSPGLADKIDMTPEQDLFHKIISNCIQMLVQDLELASEPALQAMTKISWLNFDNVGDQSSYVTQIIMHLKNSVPNLRDNLSSSRKYFTQFCIRFANSFIPKFIQNIYKCKPISTVGSEQLLLDTHMLKTALLELPSIGSEVRRPAPATYTKVVIKLMTKAEMILKLVMAPLDGNLEGFVAQFVQLLPECTVAEFHKVLDMKGAKLSKAQLSSLDVLFKETCKNVNSDINK, via the exons ATGGATTCAAACGATATATTAGATGACAAAGACAGCGGACCGGAGGTTCAAATCAACTTCCCGAGCTCCGTGATGAGTAGAATTGAAGAAATGATGGGAGGAACCGAACAGTTTGATAGTGCCGAA TTCGATGCAGTGGCGTACATCAACCGTGTGTTTCCAACGGAACAGTCATTGTCGGGCGTGGAGAGCGCGGCCGCCCGCTGCGAGTTCCACCTGGCTGGTGTTGAACATGATATACGAAGACTGGTGCGGGCACAGGCCGAGCAGAGAGAGGCCGGACAGAATGCTTTAGTTGATGCCCAGAGATGTATCGCTGAGTTGGCTTTACAG GTAGCAGACATAAACAAAAAAGCAGAACGCTCAGAGAGCATGGTGCGCGAGATCACGTCGGAGATCAAGCAGCTGGACTGCGCCAAGTCCAACCTGACGGCGGCCATCACGGCGCTCAACCACCTGCACATGCTCGTGGGCGGCGTGGACAAGCTGCGCTCCATGACGCGCAGCAGGCAGTACAAGGAGATCGTGCTGCCCATGCAGGCTATCATGGAG GTGCTGCAACACTTCGAGTGCTACCGCGAGATCCGCGAGCTGTCGTCGCTGCGCGAGCAGGTGCACGCCATCCGCACCGAGCTCGCCGCGCAGATACGAGCCGACTTCAAGGACGCCTTCACCG CAGGCAGTAAGAGCACGATATCTCACCGCACGCTGTCGGAGGCGTGCGCGGTGGTGGACATCCTCGAGCCCAAGGTCAAGCAGGAACTGCTCAAGTGGTTCATCAACGTGCAGCTGCAG GAGTACCAGCACCTGTTCTCTGCGGAGCAGGAGTGCGCGTGGATCTCGTTCGTGGAGCGGCGCTACGCGTGGCTCAAGCGCCACCTGCTGGCCACCGAGGAGTCGCTCGCCAACATCTTCCCGCACTCCTGGCGCCTCAGCGAGGCCATCACGCAGCAGTTCTGCAAG ATAACTCGGTCGGAGCTGAGCAACATCATGTCGTCGCGGCGCAGCGAGGTGGACGTCAAGCTGCTGCTCTACGCCATACAGAAGACCTACAACTTCGAGCTGCTGCTGCACAAGAGATTCACCG GTACAGAGCTAGGCGCAGAGCCAGTCGACGTCGGCAACGACAAATCCACGAACGAATTCGATGATAATAAACTA GCGGGAGTGGAACCCGAGCCAGTGGAAGCAGGCAGGCCGGGCGGCAACAATGGCTCACCGTGGATCGGTCTGATCGGCGCCTGCTTCGAGCCATACCTGTCGCTGTACATCAGCTCTCTGGACACCAACCTGCGCTCGCTGTGTGACCGCTTCATACAG GACGCGAAGGCCCCGGCGTCGTCGTCCGACACGTCGGCCAACACGTCGGGCGCGGTGATCTCGAGCTGCGCGGATCTGTTCCTGTTCTACAAGAAGTGTCTGGTGCAGTGCGCGAGACTTACTACCGGAGAACCTATGATCG AGCTGGCGGGCGTGTTCCAGAAGTACCTGCGCGAGTACGCGAGCGCGGTGCTGCAGGCGTCGCTGCCGCGCGCGCACAGCTCCGCGCTGCCCCTCGCCGTGCCCTCCATGCCCTCCATCGTCACCAACCTGCACACTCTGCTGCGCGACGACAACCAGGGGAACGACGCCAG ATACACAAAACAAGAGATATCAAAGATCACAAGCGTGATCACGACGTCGGAGTACTGCCTGGAGACCACCATCCACCTGGAGCAGAAGCTCAAGGAGAAGGTGTCCCCCGGGCTGGCCGACAAGATCGACATGACGCCCGAGCAGGACCTGTTCCACAAGATCATCAGCAACTGCATCCAGATGCTGGTGCAGGACCTGGAGCTGGCCAGCGAGCCCGCGCTGCAGGCCATGACCAAGATCTCGTGGCTCAACTTCGACAACGTGGGCGACCAGAGCTCCTACGTCACGCAGATCATCATGCACTTGAAAAACTCAGTCCCCAACTTAAGAGACAACTTATCTTCTTCGAGAAAGTACTTTACACAGTTCTGCATCAGGTTTGCTAACTCTTTTATTCCTAAGTTTATTCAGAATATCTACAAATGTAAGCCTATTTCTACGGTGGGTTCGGAGCAGTTGTTGCTGGACACTCATATGTTAAAGACTGCGTTGTTGGAGCTGCCCTCAATCGGGTCGGAGGTGAGGCGGCCGGCGCCGGCCACTTATACTAAAGTAGTGATCAAACTGATGACGAAGGCGGAGATGATCTTGAAGCTGGTGATGGCTCCACTGGACGGCAACCTGGAGGGGTTCGTGGCTCAGTTCGTGCAGCTCCTGCCCGAGTGCACGGTGGCCGAGTTCCACAAGGTCCTGGACATGAAGGGAGCCAAGCTGTCGAAGGCGCAGTTAAGTTCCTTAGACGTGCTGTTCAAAGAAACTTGTAAGAATGTAAATAGTGATATAAATAAGTGA
- the Vps53 gene encoding vacuolar protein sorting 53 isoform X2 — MDSNDILDDKDSGPEVQINFPSSVMSRIEEMMGGTEQFDSAEFDAVAYINRVFPTEQSLSGVESAAARCEFHLAGVEHDIRRLVRAQAEQREAGQNALVDAQRCIAELALQVADINKKAERSESMVREITSEIKQLDCAKSNLTAAITALNHLHMLVGGVDKLRSMTRSRQYKEIVLPMQAIMEVLQHFECYREIRELSSLREQVHAIRTELAAQIRADFKDAFTGSKSTISHRTLSEACAVVDILEPKVKQELLKWFINVQLQEYQHLFSAEQECAWISFVERRYAWLKRHLLATEESLANIFPHSWRLSEAITQQFCKITRSELSNIMSSRRSEVDVKLLLYAIQKTYNFELLLHKRFTGTELGAEPVDVGNDKSTNEFDDNKLAGVEPEPVEAGRPGGNNGSPWIGLIGACFEPYLSLYISSLDTNLRSLCDRFIQDAKAPASSSDTSANTSGAVISSCADLFLFYKKCLVQCARLTTGEPMIELAGVFQKYLREYASAVLQASLPRAHSSALPLAVPSMPSIVTNLHTLLRDDNQGNDARYTKQEISKITSVITTSEYCLETTIHLEQKLKEKVSPGLADKIDMTPEQDLFHKIISNCIQMLVQDLELASEPALQAMTKISWLNFDNVGDQSSYVTQIIMHLKNSVPNLRDNLSSSRKYFTQFCIRFANSFIPKFIQNIYKCKPISTVGSEQLLLDTHMLKTALLELPSIGSEVRRPAPATYTKVVIKLMTKAEMILKLVMAPLDGNLEGFVAQFVQLLPECTVAEFHKVLDMKGAKLSKAQLSSLDVLFKETCKNVNSDINK; from the exons ATGGATTCAAACGATATATTAGATGACAAAGACAGCGGACCGGAGGTTCAAATCAACTTCCCGAGCTCCGTGATGAGTAGAATTGAAGAAATGATGGGAGGAACCGAACAGTTTGATAGTGCCGAA TTCGATGCAGTGGCGTACATCAACCGTGTGTTTCCAACGGAACAGTCATTGTCGGGCGTGGAGAGCGCGGCCGCCCGCTGCGAGTTCCACCTGGCTGGTGTTGAACATGATATACGAAGACTGGTGCGGGCACAGGCCGAGCAGAGAGAGGCCGGACAGAATGCTTTAGTTGATGCCCAGAGATGTATCGCTGAGTTGGCTTTACAG GTAGCAGACATAAACAAAAAAGCAGAACGCTCAGAGAGCATGGTGCGCGAGATCACGTCGGAGATCAAGCAGCTGGACTGCGCCAAGTCCAACCTGACGGCGGCCATCACGGCGCTCAACCACCTGCACATGCTCGTGGGCGGCGTGGACAAGCTGCGCTCCATGACGCGCAGCAGGCAGTACAAGGAGATCGTGCTGCCCATGCAGGCTATCATGGAG GTGCTGCAACACTTCGAGTGCTACCGCGAGATCCGCGAGCTGTCGTCGCTGCGCGAGCAGGTGCACGCCATCCGCACCGAGCTCGCCGCGCAGATACGAGCCGACTTCAAGGACGCCTTCACCG GCAGTAAGAGCACGATATCTCACCGCACGCTGTCGGAGGCGTGCGCGGTGGTGGACATCCTCGAGCCCAAGGTCAAGCAGGAACTGCTCAAGTGGTTCATCAACGTGCAGCTGCAG GAGTACCAGCACCTGTTCTCTGCGGAGCAGGAGTGCGCGTGGATCTCGTTCGTGGAGCGGCGCTACGCGTGGCTCAAGCGCCACCTGCTGGCCACCGAGGAGTCGCTCGCCAACATCTTCCCGCACTCCTGGCGCCTCAGCGAGGCCATCACGCAGCAGTTCTGCAAG ATAACTCGGTCGGAGCTGAGCAACATCATGTCGTCGCGGCGCAGCGAGGTGGACGTCAAGCTGCTGCTCTACGCCATACAGAAGACCTACAACTTCGAGCTGCTGCTGCACAAGAGATTCACCG GTACAGAGCTAGGCGCAGAGCCAGTCGACGTCGGCAACGACAAATCCACGAACGAATTCGATGATAATAAACTA GCGGGAGTGGAACCCGAGCCAGTGGAAGCAGGCAGGCCGGGCGGCAACAATGGCTCACCGTGGATCGGTCTGATCGGCGCCTGCTTCGAGCCATACCTGTCGCTGTACATCAGCTCTCTGGACACCAACCTGCGCTCGCTGTGTGACCGCTTCATACAG GACGCGAAGGCCCCGGCGTCGTCGTCCGACACGTCGGCCAACACGTCGGGCGCGGTGATCTCGAGCTGCGCGGATCTGTTCCTGTTCTACAAGAAGTGTCTGGTGCAGTGCGCGAGACTTACTACCGGAGAACCTATGATCG AGCTGGCGGGCGTGTTCCAGAAGTACCTGCGCGAGTACGCGAGCGCGGTGCTGCAGGCGTCGCTGCCGCGCGCGCACAGCTCCGCGCTGCCCCTCGCCGTGCCCTCCATGCCCTCCATCGTCACCAACCTGCACACTCTGCTGCGCGACGACAACCAGGGGAACGACGCCAG ATACACAAAACAAGAGATATCAAAGATCACAAGCGTGATCACGACGTCGGAGTACTGCCTGGAGACCACCATCCACCTGGAGCAGAAGCTCAAGGAGAAGGTGTCCCCCGGGCTGGCCGACAAGATCGACATGACGCCCGAGCAGGACCTGTTCCACAAGATCATCAGCAACTGCATCCAGATGCTGGTGCAGGACCTGGAGCTGGCCAGCGAGCCCGCGCTGCAGGCCATGACCAAGATCTCGTGGCTCAACTTCGACAACGTGGGCGACCAGAGCTCCTACGTCACGCAGATCATCATGCACTTGAAAAACTCAGTCCCCAACTTAAGAGACAACTTATCTTCTTCGAGAAAGTACTTTACACAGTTCTGCATCAGGTTTGCTAACTCTTTTATTCCTAAGTTTATTCAGAATATCTACAAATGTAAGCCTATTTCTACGGTGGGTTCGGAGCAGTTGTTGCTGGACACTCATATGTTAAAGACTGCGTTGTTGGAGCTGCCCTCAATCGGGTCGGAGGTGAGGCGGCCGGCGCCGGCCACTTATACTAAAGTAGTGATCAAACTGATGACGAAGGCGGAGATGATCTTGAAGCTGGTGATGGCTCCACTGGACGGCAACCTGGAGGGGTTCGTGGCTCAGTTCGTGCAGCTCCTGCCCGAGTGCACGGTGGCCGAGTTCCACAAGGTCCTGGACATGAAGGGAGCCAAGCTGTCGAAGGCGCAGTTAAGTTCCTTAGACGTGCTGTTCAAAGAAACTTGTAAGAATGTAAATAGTGATATAAATAAGTGA